The genomic window CCGAAGTTTGATTTTCAAGCACGTGTGTAACTTCGACGTAAACACGctttgctggatgcacgtgtgtttttgctagaaaattgtaaatgaagtgtTGTTTATAAAGATGTCAAAAGGATTTTCCACAGACGtccgtttttaatttttaatatgtatcaatagttgtgcaattttggtaagaatatatagttaAATGTAATGCTGTAGTGACACctttattgtatacatgtaaacatatgcAGTTATTTGTCATAAACCAAACGAAGCAAACGTATGTAGCGTAAAATAGAGACATATAACGttttaacatgtataacaaaCCGAACGTACATTGATATTCCAGGTTTTAAATATAGTCAGCACAATTAAAGAAATACACTCTAATTCAAAAAATCAGTTCTTAAGGATAGTAGCTTGAGGCAGATCTCATTTTTATAGTGTTCCTTTAGTTAAAGGGGGAGTCCCCATTACTGAATGTGAATTCTTTAGATGGCTGAAGTTACTTATGTCATTAGTCTAGTCTATCCGTTGATAGTGTGATTGAGAACCTATAAATTGGCTATTCCCTCATTTTGCAGGAATTAGCTAGGTTTTCAAGTTCTAGATCATTCATAGAACTGCACCATGTTATAAAAAAGAGATACCAATAAAATCTCAATAATGGCAAGGCATTTGAATAgttataaaataatacatacgAATACGATAAACTACAGGTTATAAAATGcacatgtatgaaaaaaaataaacggtggctttgttttttttttttagatttatgcAGAACTGAAATCATGGATGATAAACCGGGACCATCTAATTATCCATTTTTTGGTCTTGATAAGTCTTCGGAAAATTACATTCGTCTTTGCTGCCTGATTACAACGATTTGTGGTCCTTTACTGAGGGACATACTAAGTCGCCACATTAAATCGGTCAACCTAAGAAATGAGCTCGATATAAACAAAGGAAAGCTTGAAAAAATTATGAGTAAGGTACAAAAGGACCAGTTTTATCTGAATGCTGGAAGCAATCCAATATCTCCAAAAGACTTGGATATATCCGTTCTGTACATGCTATTACGGCACATTTGCAGCAACATTCCTGAACCTAAGACTGGTTGGGGAAATCCTCCTCTAAAAGGCGATTATAGCATTTCAGCTTGTATTGAGAGAATACGACAAATAAGGAATAGCATATCTGCTCACTCTACAAACGTTAAAGTGGATGACACAGATTTTCAAAACTATTGGGACGAGCTTGAGAACTCTATTATTGAAACGGAGAAGCAGTTGACCGGTGGTGACGTATATGAAGATGgcataaataagataaaaactATGAAAATCCCTAGTGTTGAAGAGTACAAGCGTGAATTTCCACCACAAGAAGGTGAGAGCATTGTATACAAAAAAAGGCGTATTATGAATAGCAATATAAATTATACCTGCATAGTAAATTAATGCATCGCTTTTTGATAAGCATACCGgtatatcaaaatgtttttgttttgggaCTCCAAAGGATTGTAGGTTATTGCGTTGCAAGGTTTAAGGATAATGCAGTAAAATCGTATTTTCACTTTCGTATTCCAAGTATTGTGTGGTTCAAAAGATATATTGAACACTTACAAATCGCTTATCAAAGCAAgttatttatcaagaaattttgACCAATTCAAATaggaaaatacaaaacttaACTTATTATTGTACAAATTTACATATGCTTTTAGTTAGTTAAACCATACAGCAAATAGATTGTAAAATCGTTCATTGAACGAGccattttcatatttctattcAAGATTCGATGGATcgataattaatttgttttttaatatttttttttctcaaaacagAGACCAATATCgggtttgaattattttatttgaagttttgtgtattttttaaaaataaaacagaaaaattattttgactgcaaaattttttttttagagtttaGAATTTGATAGATTGATCGTTGAAGTAATAATTCCTAACGATGGAGTAAGCTTTTCATAACAATCTAGGTGCTGCATTCGCATGCTTAGTAGTTAGTAGTAGGAGGAAATTATGAACGTCAATGCGAGTATAATTCATGAGCAATAAAGTCTACTCTTTTATCGTTAATAAACTAAATTTCGTTTTATAGTGATTGTAtctcaaaaacattttaatgtgttttaacTCGtagtaaagtacatgtaactcgTTGTGATGAGAACTATAAAGCGCGGTAAAATATGTAAGTATATTGTTATAACGaactgattttattttcttatatttacattatccagtgtctctgtctgtgataacactacctatcgattttgtactatataatcCATAATATAAATGACGCCAAAGTGAGGcgccggcggggtttgcttatttatatttaaagatttaatcgtacgatggcctaaaattatatgaatataagtaataaggaatcattctttgaatattatgaggtgataatttcggtaggggcgtgatcaaatctatcataaagaccttcgggctttattggatttgatcaagccccgaccaaaattatcacctcataatactcaaagaatgattccttattccttattaatATACCATCttctttaagtttatttaaatatgagTTATAATTTCTATTACTTTCTGTTTCCTGcaataaaaatgacattatcATAGATACCATTTTACACTGCGATGAAAAATGACTTCCTGTCATTACTTTACGGGGTCATTTTCTGCTTTATATCGGTCATCACCGAGAGCAAGCAAGCTGATTGTTTTGGTTTTTAGGGCTTTTCTACTTttggtcgaaaagacctattgtttttgttctgttttattagagcttttcgactttcggtcgaaaagacctattgtttttgttctgttttattattattataaatattattattatcattattattaaggcttttcgactttcggtcgaaaagacctattgtttttgttctgttttattattatttttacttattCTCGACAAACTTTCGTTagcgatattttgaaaacggaaaaacaTATTGAAACAATGATGTAATGGTCTTAGAGCATTTCTGAATGACACGGACTTCCGGTTCACACAAGCAAAtacgtaaaattaaaaaaatcaatatattgtttttatttcttgaagaaaaagaaagagatGCACGTGTGtttttgctagaaaattgtaaatgaagtgttgtttataaagatgtcaaaaggattttttaatatgtatcaatagttgtgcaattttggtaagaatatatagttaAATGTAATGCTGTAGTGACACctttattgtatacatgtaaacatatgcAGTTATTTGTCATAAACCAAACGAAGCAAACGTATGTAGCGTAAAATAGAGACATATAACGttttaacatgtataacaaaCCGAACGTACATTGATATTCCAGGTTTTAAATATAGTCAGCACAATTAAAGAAATACATTCTAATTCAAAAAATCAGTTCTTAAGGATAGTAGCTTGAGGCAGATCTCATTTTTATAGTGTTCCTTTAGTTAAAGGGGGAGTCCCCATTACTGAATGTGAATTCTTTAGATGGCTGAAGTTACTTATGTCATTAGTCTAGTCTATCCGTTGATAGTGTGATTGAGAACCTATAAATTGGCTATTCCCTCATTTTGCAGGAATTAGCTAGGTTTTCAAGTTCTAGATCATTCATAGAACTGCACCATGTTATAAAAAAGAGATACCAATAAAATCTCAATAATGGCAAGGCATTTGAAAagttataaaataatatatacgaATACGATAAACTACAGGTTATAAAATGcacatgtatgaaaaaaaataaacggtggctttgttttttttttttttagatttatgcAGAACTGAAATCATGGGTGATAAACCGGGACCATTTAATTATCCATTTTTTGGTCTTGATAAGTCTTCGGAAAATTACATTCGTCTTTGCTGCCTGATTACAACGATTTGTGGTCCTTTACTGAGGGACATACTAAGTCGCCACATTAAATCGGTCAACCTAAGAAATGAGCTCGATATAAACAAAGGAAAGCTTGAAAAAATTATGAGTAAGGTACAAAAGGAACAGTTTTATCTGAATGCTGGAAGCAATCCAATATCTCCAAAAGACTTGGATATATCCGTTCTGTACATGCTATTACGGCACATTTGCAGCAACATTCCTGAACCTAAGACTGGTTGGGGAAATCCTCCTCTGAAAGGCGATTATAGCATTTCAGCTTGTATTGAGAGAATACGACAAATAAGGAATAGCATATGTGCTCACTCTACAAACGTTAAAGTGGATGACACAGATTTTCAAAACTATTGGGACGAGCTTGAGAACTCTATTATTGAAACGGAGAAGCAGTTGACCGGTGGTGACGTATATGAAGATGgcataaataagataaaaactATGAAAATCCCTAGTGTTGAAGAGTACAAGCGTGAATTTCCACCACAAGAAGGTGAGAGCATTGTATACAAAAAAAGGCGTATTATGAATAGCAATATAAATTATACCTGCATAGTAAATTAATGCATCGCTTTTTGATAAGCATACCGgtatatcaaaatgtttttgttttgggaCTCCAAAGGATTGTAGGTTATTGTGTTGCAAGGTTTAAGGATAATGCAGTAAAATCGTATTTTCACTTTCGTATTCCAAGTATTGTGTGGTTCAAAAGATATATTGAACACTTACAAATCGCTTATCAAAGCAAgttatttatcaagaaattttgACCAATTCAAATaggaaaatacaaaacttaACTTATTATTGTACAAATTTACATATGCTTTTAGTTAGTTAAACCATACAGCAAATAGATTGTAAAATCGTTCATTAAACGAGccattttcatatttctattcAAGATTCGATGGATcgataattaatttgtttttaatattttttttttctcaaaacagAGACCAATATCgggtttgaattattttatttgaagttttgtgtattttttaaaaataaaacagaaaaattattttgactgcaaaattttttttttagagtttaGAATTTGATAGATTGATCGTTGAAGTAATAATTCCTAACGATGGAGTAAGCTTTTCATAACAATCTAGGTGCTGCATTCGCATGCTTAGTAGTTAGTAGTAGGAGGAAATTATGAACGTCAATGCGAGTATAATTCATGAGCAATAAAGTCTACTCTTTTATCGTTAATAAACTAAATTTCGTTTTATAGTGATTGTAtctcaaaaacattttaatgtgttttaacTCGtagtaaagtacatgtaactcgTTGTGATGAGAACTATAAAGCGCGGTAAAATATGTAAGTATATTGTTATAACGAACTGATTTTAtgttcttatatttacattatccagtgtctctgtctgtgataacactacctatcgattttgtactatataacccataatataAATGACGCCAAAGTGAGGcgccggcggggtttgcttatttatatttaaagatttaatcgtacgatggcctaaaattatatgaatataagtaataaggaatcattctttgaatattatgaggtgataatttcggtaggggcgtgatcaaatctatcataaagaccttcgggctttattggatttgatcaagccccgaccaaaattatcacctcataatactcaaagaatgattccttattccttattaatATACCATCttctttaagtttatttaaatatgagTTATAATTTCTATTACTTTCTGTTTCCTGcaataaaaatgacattatcATAGATACCATTTTACACTacgttgaaaaatgacttcCTGTCATTACTTTACGGGGTCATTTTCTGCTTTATATCGGTCATCACCGAGAGCAAGCAAGCTGATTGTTTTGGTTTTTAGGGCTTTTCTACTTttggtcgaaaagacctattgtttttgttctgttttattagaGCTTTTctactttcggtcgaaaagacctattgtttttgttctgttttattattattataaaaattattattatcattattattaaggcttttcgactttcggtcgaaaagacctattgtttttgttctgttttattattatttttacttattCTCGACAAACTTTCGTTagcgatattttgaaaacggaaaaacaTATTGAAACAATGATGTAATGGTCTTAGAGCATTTCTGAATGACACGGACTTCCGGTTCACACAAGCAAAtacgtaaaattaaaaaaatcaatatattgttttcatttcttgaagaaaaagaaagagatGCACGTGTGtttttgctagaaaattgtaaatgaagtgtTGTTTATAAAGATGTCAAAAGGATTTTCCACAGACGtccgtttttaatttttaatatgtatcaatagttgtgcaattttggtaagaatatatagttaAATGTAATGCTGTAGTGACACctttattgtatacatgtaaacatatgcAGTTATTTGTCATAAACCAAACGAAGCAAACGTATGTAGCGTAAAATAGAGACATATAACGttttaacatgtataacaaaCCGAACGTACATTGATATTCCAGGTTTTAAATATAGTCAGCACAATTAAAGAAATACACTCTAATTCAAAAAATCAGTTCTTAAGGATAGTAGCTTGAGGCAGATCTCATTTTTATAGTGTTCCTTTAGTTAAAGGGGGAGTCCCCATTACTGAATGTGAATTCTTTAGATGGCTGAAGTTACTTATGTCATTAGTCTAGTCTATCCGTTGATAGTGTGATTGAGAACCTATAAATTGGCTATTCCCTCATTTTGCAGGAATTAGCTAGGTTTTCAAGTTCTAGATCATTCATAGAACTGCACCATGTTATAAAAAAGAGATACCAATAAAATCTCAATAATGGCAAGGCATTTGAAAagttataaaataatatatacgaATACGATAAACTACAGGTTATAAAATGcacatgtatgaaaaaaaataaacggtggctttgtttttttttttttagatttatgcAGAACTGAAATCATGGGTGATAAACCGGGACCATTTAATTATCCATTTTTTGGTCTTGATAAGTCTTCGGAAAATTACATTCGTCTTTGCTGCCTGATTACAACGATTTGTGGTCCTTTACTGAGGGACATACTAAGTCGCCACATTAAATCGGTCAACCTAAGAAATGAGCTCGATATAAACAAAGGAAAGCTTGAAAAAATTATGAGTAAGGTACAAAAGGAACAGTTTTATCTGAATGCTGGAAGCAATCCAATATCTCCAAAAGACTTGGATATATCCGTTCTGTACATGCTATTACGGCACATTTGCAGCAACATTCCTGAACCTAAGACTGGTTGGGGAAATCCTCCTCTGAAAGGCGATTATAGCATTTCAGCTTGTATTGAGAGAATACGACAAATAAGGAATAGCATATGTGCTCACTCTACAAACGTTAAAGTGGATGACACAGATTTTCAAAACTATTGGGACGAGCTTGAGAACTCTATTATTGAAACGGAGAAGCAGTTGACCGGTGGTGACGTATATGAAGATGgcataaataagataaaaactATGAAAATCCCTAGTGTTGAAGAGTACAAGCGTGAATTTCCACCACAAGAAGGTGAGAGCATTGTATACAAAAAAAGGCGTATTATGAATAGCAATATAAATTATACCTGCATAGTAAATTAATGCATCGCTTTTTGATAAGCATACCGgtatatcaaaatgtttttgttttgggaCTCCAAAGGATTGTAGGTTATTGTGTTGCAAGGTTTAAGGATAATGCAGTAAAATCGTATTTTCACTTTCGTATTCCAAGTATTGTGTGGTTCAAAAGATATATTGAACACTTACAAATCGCTTATCAAAGCAAgttatttatcaagaaattttgACCAATTCAAATaggaaaatacaaaacttaACTTATTATTGTACAAATTTACATATGCTTTTAGTTAGTTAAACCATACAGCAAATAGATTGTAAAATCGTTCATTAAACGAGccattttcatatttctattcAAGATTCGATGGATcgataattaatttgtttttaatattttttttttctcaaaacagAGACCAATATCgggtttgaattattttatttgaagttttgtgtattttttaaaaataaaacagaaaaattattttgactgcaaaattttttttttagagtttaGAATTTGATAGATTGATCGTTGAAGTAATAATTCCTAACGATGGAGTAAGCTTTTCATAACAATCTAGGTGCTGCATTCGCATGCTTAGTAGTTAGTAGTAGGAGGAAATTATGAACGTCAATGCGAGTATAATTCATGAGCAATAAAGTCTACTCTTTTATCGTTAATAAACTAAATTTCGTTTTATAGTGATTGTAtctcaaaaacattttaatgtgttttaacTCGtagtaaagtacatgtaactcgTTGTGATGAGAACTATAAAGCGCGGTAAAATATGTAAGTATATTGTTATAACGAACTGATTTTAtgttcttatatttacattatccagtgtctctgtctgtgataacactacctatcgattttgtactatataacccataatataAATGACGCCAAAGTGAGGcgccggcggggtttgcttatttatatttaaagatttaatcgtacgatggcctaaaattatatgaatataagtaataaggaatcattctttgaatattatgaggtgataatttcggtaggggcgtgatcaaatctatcataaagaccttcgggctttattggatttgatcaagccccgaccaaaattatcacctcataatactcaaagaatgattccttattccttattaatATACCATCttctttaagtttatttaaatatgagTTATAATTTCTATTACTTTCTGTTTCCTGcaataaaaatgacattatcATAGATACCATTTTACACTacgttgaaaaatgacttcCTGTCATTACTTTACGGGGTCATTTTCTGCTTTATATCGGTCATCACCGAGAGCAAGCAAGCTGATTGTTTTGGTTTTTAGGGCTTTTCTACTTttggtcgaaaagacctattgtttttgttctgttttattagagcttttcgactttcggtcgaaaagacctattgtttttgttctgttttattattattataaatattattattatcattattattaaggCTTTTcaactttcggtcgaaaagacctattgtttttgttctgttttattattatttttacttattCTCGACAAACTTTCGTTagcgatattttgaaaacggaaaaacaTATTGAAACAATGATGTAATGGTCTTAGAGAATTTCTGAATGACACGGACTTCCGGTTCACACAAGCAAAtacgtaaaattaaaaaaatcaatatattgttttcatttcttgaagaaaaagaaagagatGCACGTGTGtttttgctagaaaattgtaaatgaagtgtTGTTTATAAAGATGTCAAAAGGATTTTCCACAGACGtccgtttttaatttttaatatgtatcaatagttgtgcaattttggtaagaatatatagttaAATGTAATGCTGTAGTGACACctttattgtatacatgtaaacatatgcAGTTATTTGTCATAAACCAAACGAAGCAAACGTATGTAGCGTAAAATAGAGACATATAACGttttaacatgtataacaaaCCGAACGTACATTGATATTCCAGGTTTTAAATATAGTCAGCACAATTAAAGAAATACACTCTAATTCAAAAAATCAGTTCTTAAGGATAGTAGCTTGAGGCAGATCTCATTTTTATAGTGTTCCTTTAGTTAAAGGGGGAGTCCCCATTACTGAATGTGAATTCTTTAGATGGCTGAAGTTACTTATGTCATTAGTCTAGTCTATCCGTTGATAGTGTGATTGAGAACCTATAAATTGGCTATTCCCTCATTTTGCAGGAATTAGCTAGGTTTTCAAGTTCTAGATCATTCATAGAACTGCACCATGTTATAAAAAAGAGATACCAATAAAATCTCAATAATGGCAAGGCATTTGAAAagttataaaataatatatacgaATACGATAAACTACAGGTTATAAAATGcacatgtatgaaaaaaaataaacggtggctttgtttttttttttttagatttatgcAGAACTGAAATCATGGGTGATAAACCGGGACCATTTAATTATCCATTTTTTGGTCTTGATAAGTCTTCGGAAAATTACATTCGTCTTTGCTGCCTGATTACAACGATTTGTGGTCCTTTACTGAGGGACATACTAAGTCGCCACATTAAATCGGTCAACCTAAGAAATGAGCTCGATATAAACAAAGGAAAGCTTGAAAAAATTATGAGTAAGGTACAAAAGGAACAGTTTTATCTGAATGCTGGAAGCAATCCAATATCTCCAAAAGACTTGGATATATCCGTTCTGTACATGCTATTACGGCACATTTGCAGCAACATTCCTGAACCTAAGACTGGTTGGGGAAATCCTCCTCTGAAAGGCGATTATAGCATTTCAGCTTGTATTGAGAGAATACGACAAATAAGGAATAGCATATGTGCTCACTCTACAAACGTTAAAGTGGATGACACAGATTTTCAAAACTATTGGGACGAGCTTGAGAACTCTATTATTGAAACGGAGAAGCAGTTGACCGGTGGTGACGTATATGAAGATGgcataaataagataaaaactATGAAAATCCCTAGTGTTGAAGAGTACAAGCGTGAATTTCCACCACAAGAAGGTGAGAGCATTGTATACAAAAAAAGGCGTATTATGAATAGCAATATAAATTATACCTGCATAGTAAATTAATGCATCGCTTTTTGATAAGCATACCGgtatatcaaaatgtttttgttttgggaCTCCAAAGGATTGTAGGTTATTGTGTTGCAAGGTTTAAGGATAATGCAGTAAAATCGTATTTTCACTTTCGTATTCCAAGTATTGTGTGGTTCAAAAGATATATTGAACACTTACAAATCGCTTATCAAAGCAAgttatttatcaagaaattttgACCAATTCAAATaggaaaatacaaaacttaACTTATTATTGTACAAATTTACATATGCTTTTAGTTAGTTAAACCATACAGCAAATAGATTGTAAAATCGTTCATTAAACGAGccattttcatatttctattcAAGATTCGATGGATcgataattaatttgtttttaatattttttttttctcaaaacagAGACCAATATCgggtttgaattattttatttgaagttttgtgtattttttaaaaataaaacagaaaaattattttgactgcaaaattttttttttagagtttaGAATTTGATAGATTGATCGTTGAAGTAATAATTCCTAACGATGGAGTAAGCTTTTCATAACAATCTAGGTGCTGCATTCGCATGCTTAGTAGTTAGTAGTAGGAGGAAATTATGAACGTCAATGCGAGTATAATTCATGAGCAATAAAGTCTACTCTTTTATCGTTAATAAACTAAATTTCGTTTTATAGTGATTGTAtctcaaaaacattttaatgtgttttaacTCGtagtaaagtacatgtaactcgTTGTGATGAGAACTATAAAGCGCGGTAAAATATGTAAGTATATTGTTATAACGAACTGATTTTAtgttcttatatttacattatccagtgtctctgtctgtgataacactacctatcgattttgtactatataacccataatataAATGACGCCAAAGTGAGGcgccggcggggtttgcttatttatatttaaagatttaatcgtacgatggcctaaaattatatgaatataagtaataaggaatcattctttgaatattatgaggtgataatttcggtaggggcgtgatcaaatctatcataaagaccttcgggctttattggatttgatcaagccccgaccaaaattatcacctcataatactcaaagaatgattccttattccttattaatATACCATCttctttaagtttatttaaatatgagTTATAATTTCTATTACTTTCTGTTTCCTGcaataaaaatgacattatcATAGATACCATTTTACACTacgttgaaaaatgacttcCTGT from Magallana gigas chromosome 9, xbMagGiga1.1, whole genome shotgun sequence includes these protein-coding regions:
- the LOC105321414 gene encoding uncharacterized protein isoform X2, which translates into the protein MCSSVQIVNAFVESCNASLQTVENVTMCPSDKSAYEEAVQKKNCSSLAADANTCKSFQYHCVLSDDLKYIIEVCAPSIITIGYSCTKFSTSHKSIMRIEGFACNDSITECPFGYNSTEAYKYSLCYENVSRPLSTEIPPNVSKPLLTEVHPRIENSKTFDPWPIVLVVSVVLGTGSFLISFCVFMYKRRTRQRADPNPPELIELEIRVPIQNINGQEENQDDIDGDHDNGEARGLLEDLHNQPNEVPAQNRNGQGENQDDIDGDHDNGEARGLLEDLHNQPNEGPAQNRNRQGENQDDIDGDHDNGEARSLPEDLQNQSHEGSSQTNGIPLSSNSLQSEAHLPNATITDTLLIYERTSEQLQPEEQNATNNGNLQTKDDAPSSIAPELQQTSSNEGTWHQASMKTTISATSETDQIMLKCAVNFLLRNLENPDESWTKGKIVSHVEKTIQQLINSNAEQLLISFIKRLDSNKKIAATLLKCGEEMFKHISSIQEKYVANKLKITHGCVCVTFCFADSRDLENYLEKVRIKDKHLITGLSKILLNETLLRIFDINPRVVTWKASELKVYQGSQLVKIETFLEPLTGSPKVFTGISEDLCRTEIMDDKPGPSNYPFFGLDKSSENYIRLCCLITTICGPLLRDILSRHIKSVNLRNELDINKGKLEKIMSKVQKDQFYLNAGSNPISPKDLDISVLYMLLRHICSNIPEPKTGWGNPPLKGDYSISACIERIRQIRNSISAHSTNVKVDDTDFQNYWDELENSIIETEKQLTGGDVYEDGINKIKTMKIPSVEEYKREFPPQEDLCRTEIMGDKPGPFNYPFFGLDKSSENYIRLCCLITTICGPLLRDILSRHIKSVNLRNELDINKGKLEKIMSKVQKEQFYLNAGSNPISPKDLDISVLYMLLRHICSNIPEPKTGWGNPPLKGDYSISACIERIRQIRNSICAHSTNVKVDDTDFQNYWDELENSIIETEKQLTGGDVYEDGINKIKTMKIPSVEEYKREFPPQEDLCRTEIMGDKPGPFNYPFFGLDKSSENYIRLCCLITTICGPLLRDILSRHIKSVNLRNELDINKGKLEKIMSKVQKEQFYLNAGSNPISPKDLDISVLYMLLRHICSNIPEPKTGWGNPPLKGDYSISACIERIRQIRNSICAHSTNVKVDDTDFQNYWDELENSIIETEKQLTGGDVYEDGINKIKTMKIPSVEEYKREFPPQEDLCRTEIMGDKPGPFNYPFFGLDKSSENYIRLCCLITTICGPLLRDILSRHIKSVNLRNELDINKGKLEKIMSKVQKEQFYLNAGSNPISPKDLDISVLYMLLRHICSNIPEPKTGWGNPPLKGDYSISACIERIRQIRNSICAHSTNVKVDDTDFQNYWDELENSIIETEKQLTGGDVYEDGINKIKTMKIPSVEEYKREFPPQEESSEESEDEKKCNMFRSKETSKYPGYMKYRTRAKSFNDCKVDWLKDKKEEFARYGFLYQGVDLKTTCFHCGFSKDDWTEKDNIFATHCFSEISCAYVQYLNMPIIDQYIPGMIYVNR
- the LOC105321414 gene encoding uncharacterized protein isoform X1 translates to MIRGCVVVFVSIQLFKQVQIVNAFVESCNASLQTVENVTMCPSDKSAYEEAVQKKNCSSLAADANTCKSFQYHCVLSDDLKYIIEVCAPSIITIGYSCTKFSTSHKSIMRIEGFACNDSITECPFGYNSTEAYKYSLCYENVSRPLSTEIPPNVSKPLLTEVHPRIENSKTFDPWPIVLVVSVVLGTGSFLISFCVFMYKRRTRQRADPNPPELIELEIRVPIQNINGQEENQDDIDGDHDNGEARGLLEDLHNQPNEVPAQNRNGQGENQDDIDGDHDNGEARGLLEDLHNQPNEGPAQNRNRQGENQDDIDGDHDNGEARSLPEDLQNQSHEGSSQTNGIPLSSNSLQSEAHLPNATITDTLLIYERTSEQLQPEEQNATNNGNLQTKDDAPSSIAPELQQTSSNEGTWHQASMKTTISATSETDQIMLKCAVNFLLRNLENPDESWTKGKIVSHVEKTIQQLINSNAEQLLISFIKRLDSNKKIAATLLKCGEEMFKHISSIQEKYVANKLKITHGCVCVTFCFADSRDLENYLEKVRIKDKHLITGLSKILLNETLLRIFDINPRVVTWKASELKVYQGSQLVKIETFLEPLTGSPKVFTGISEDLCRTEIMDDKPGPSNYPFFGLDKSSENYIRLCCLITTICGPLLRDILSRHIKSVNLRNELDINKGKLEKIMSKVQKDQFYLNAGSNPISPKDLDISVLYMLLRHICSNIPEPKTGWGNPPLKGDYSISACIERIRQIRNSISAHSTNVKVDDTDFQNYWDELENSIIETEKQLTGGDVYEDGINKIKTMKIPSVEEYKREFPPQEDLCRTEIMGDKPGPFNYPFFGLDKSSENYIRLCCLITTICGPLLRDILSRHIKSVNLRNELDINKGKLEKIMSKVQKEQFYLNAGSNPISPKDLDISVLYMLLRHICSNIPEPKTGWGNPPLKGDYSISACIERIRQIRNSICAHSTNVKVDDTDFQNYWDELENSIIETEKQLTGGDVYEDGINKIKTMKIPSVEEYKREFPPQEDLCRTEIMGDKPGPFNYPFFGLDKSSENYIRLCCLITTICGPLLRDILSRHIKSVNLRNELDINKGKLEKIMSKVQKEQFYLNAGSNPISPKDLDISVLYMLLRHICSNIPEPKTGWGNPPLKGDYSISACIERIRQIRNSICAHSTNVKVDDTDFQNYWDELENSIIETEKQLTGGDVYEDGINKIKTMKIPSVEEYKREFPPQEDLCRTEIMGDKPGPFNYPFFGLDKSSENYIRLCCLITTICGPLLRDILSRHIKSVNLRNELDINKGKLEKIMSKVQKEQFYLNAGSNPISPKDLDISVLYMLLRHICSNIPEPKTGWGNPPLKGDYSISACIERIRQIRNSICAHSTNVKVDDTDFQNYWDELENSIIETEKQLTGGDVYEDGINKIKTMKIPSVEEYKREFPPQEESSEESEDEKKCNMFRSKETSKYPGYMKYRTRAKSFNDCKVDWLKDKKEEFARYGFLYQGVDLKTTCFHCGFSKDDWTEKDNIFATHCFSEISCAYVQYLNMPIIDQYIPGMIYVNR